A DNA window from Mucilaginibacter xinganensis contains the following coding sequences:
- a CDS encoding glycoside hydrolase family 31 protein — MKKNILYGIIGSLLMMMTAAGAMGQDKLVAAEVALGVKKISLGKPDQFTPYGFCDEAPMKGAMEQLPAAKLPFNINDINISITGRGVVVEVPLSDTEQLYGFGLQIGSFNQNRLRKKPIVNDNPLNDLGYTHAPMAFYISNKGYGILINTARYTTFYCGTTDKLTNRQPMVSKDKNGNSVEELYKNDGKAGSSVTVDIPGAKGIEIYVFEGPELLNVLQRYNLFSGGGALPAIWGLGVKYRVKADFNQQRVTQMASYFRTSQIPCDVLGLEPKWQTAAYSCSYVWNNTLFPSPNLLINSMRQLGFHINLWEHAFVSPKSPLYEPLKTKAGDYLVWNGLVPDFADPAASKMFGDYHKETFIKQGIAGFKMDECDNSNLATGTSNWSFPEHSSFPSGIDGEQMHQVFGIVYQKAIYKVYKELNMRTFLDVRASNAFASSYPAALYSDTYVHQEYIRMIVNSGFSGLIWSPEVRESNSVKDLMRRTQTAVLSAQTLFNSWYLEHPPWLQINRDKNNKNELMPDANKVEANIRTLLNFRMSLVPYLYNAFADYRLKGIPPFRALVVDYPNDKKTYNISDEYLIGQGILAAPLTEDADERKVYLPAGDWYDFNNNKKYEGGREYTIKTGLTELPIFIKSGTILPLAKPVDHIAQDTQFQITCVVYGANPVNTTLFEDDGITFNYQKGGFNVVNLSWVNNKGKVKRTGDFKQVRYRVTDWKFVL, encoded by the coding sequence ATGAAAAAAAATATCCTTTATGGCATTATTGGCAGTCTTTTAATGATGATGACCGCTGCGGGTGCAATGGGGCAGGATAAATTAGTAGCAGCAGAAGTGGCGCTCGGCGTTAAAAAGATCAGCCTTGGCAAGCCGGATCAATTTACGCCGTACGGGTTTTGTGATGAAGCACCGATGAAGGGTGCAATGGAACAGTTGCCCGCTGCAAAGCTTCCTTTTAACATTAATGATATTAATATCAGCATTACAGGCAGGGGAGTAGTTGTTGAAGTCCCCCTGTCAGACACGGAACAGCTGTATGGATTCGGATTGCAGATAGGTTCATTTAACCAAAACAGGTTAAGGAAAAAACCTATCGTTAATGATAATCCATTAAATGACCTGGGATATACCCACGCCCCCATGGCGTTTTATATTTCAAACAAAGGGTATGGAATATTGATCAATACGGCCAGGTATACCACCTTTTATTGCGGCACAACTGATAAACTCACCAATAGGCAACCAATGGTAAGCAAAGACAAAAATGGCAACTCGGTTGAGGAACTTTATAAAAACGACGGTAAAGCCGGCAGCAGCGTTACGGTAGACATTCCAGGGGCCAAAGGGATAGAGATATATGTTTTTGAAGGCCCTGAATTACTGAACGTTTTGCAGCGCTATAACTTATTTTCAGGCGGCGGCGCGTTGCCTGCTATATGGGGGCTGGGCGTTAAATACCGGGTTAAGGCTGATTTTAACCAGCAACGGGTTACACAAATGGCGTCGTATTTCAGAACCAGCCAAATTCCCTGTGATGTGCTTGGGCTTGAGCCTAAATGGCAAACAGCTGCTTATTCCTGCTCCTACGTATGGAATAATACGCTATTTCCTTCTCCCAATTTGTTAATTAACAGTATGCGTCAACTCGGGTTCCACATCAATTTATGGGAGCATGCCTTTGTATCGCCTAAATCGCCTTTATATGAGCCGCTAAAAACCAAAGCCGGTGACTATTTGGTATGGAACGGCCTGGTACCTGATTTTGCAGATCCGGCTGCATCAAAAATGTTTGGTGATTACCATAAAGAAACTTTTATTAAGCAGGGCATAGCCGGGTTTAAAATGGATGAATGCGATAACTCCAACCTGGCAACGGGAACCTCCAATTGGAGCTTTCCGGAACATAGCAGCTTCCCATCGGGGATAGATGGTGAGCAGATGCACCAGGTTTTTGGAATTGTTTACCAAAAGGCCATTTATAAAGTTTATAAAGAACTCAACATGCGTACCTTTCTTGATGTAAGGGCTTCTAACGCATTTGCTTCCTCGTACCCTGCGGCATTATACAGCGATACTTATGTTCACCAGGAATATATTCGGATGATTGTTAATTCCGGGTTCTCGGGGTTGATCTGGTCGCCCGAAGTGAGGGAATCAAATTCTGTTAAAGATTTGATGCGCCGAACTCAAACGGCTGTTCTGTCAGCTCAAACATTATTCAACTCCTGGTACCTGGAACACCCGCCCTGGCTGCAAATTAACAGGGACAAAAACAATAAGAATGAGCTGATGCCCGATGCTAACAAGGTGGAAGCAAATATCCGCACCTTGCTGAATTTCAGGATGAGCCTGGTACCGTATCTTTATAATGCTTTTGCTGATTACCGGTTAAAAGGGATTCCGCCGTTCAGAGCGCTTGTTGTTGATTATCCAAACGACAAAAAAACCTACAATATTTCTGACGAATACCTTATTGGCCAGGGAATTCTTGCTGCGCCATTAACGGAAGATGCCGACGAACGAAAGGTTTACCTTCCGGCAGGCGACTGGTATGATTTTAATAATAATAAAAAGTACGAGGGCGGCAGGGAATACACCATAAAAACCGGGTTAACAGAATTACCCATTTTTATTAAATCCGGTACTATTTTGCCATTGGCTAAACCTGTTGACCATATAGCGCAGGATACCCAATTTCAAATCACTTGCGTGGTATATGGCGCCAACCCGGTAAACACTACGCTTTTTGAGGATGATGGCATTACTTTCAATTATCAAAAAGGTGGTTTTAATGTTGTGAATTTATCCTGGGTAAACAACAAGGGAAAGGTAAAAAGAACGGGAGATTTTAAACAGGTAAGGTACCGGGTAACTGACTGGAAGTTTGTTTTATAG
- a CDS encoding MarR family winged helix-turn-helix transcriptional regulator, translating to MKHQETIDYFLKIVWQTVANRYNQVVTEFGITQSIGYLLINIDEKEGTTVSQVAALLGLKSTSLSRMLAQLEKSGLIYRESNEGDKRSVKIYLTPLGKEKRHQARVIGKKFNNYLNDHISENDREYLIKMLKKVNQLTLNFKPDE from the coding sequence ATAAAACACCAGGAAACTATTGATTATTTTTTGAAGATAGTTTGGCAAACTGTAGCCAACCGGTATAACCAGGTGGTTACAGAGTTTGGTATCACGCAATCTATCGGTTATTTGCTCATCAATATTGATGAAAAAGAGGGGACTACAGTTTCGCAGGTTGCGGCGTTGCTGGGCTTAAAATCAACCAGCCTTTCCAGGATGCTGGCCCAGCTGGAAAAATCGGGCTTGATCTACCGCGAATCAAATGAGGGCGACAAGCGCTCGGTTAAGATCTACCTGACACCGCTCGGCAAAGAAAAGCGCCACCAGGCCCGGGTGATCGGAAAAAAATTCAATAACTACCTTAACGACCACATTAGCGAAAATGACAGGGAATACCTGATTAAAATGTTGAAAAAGGTAAATCAGCTTACGTTGAACTTTAAACCCGACGAATAA
- the ggt gene encoding gamma-glutamyltransferase: MTFPYNLKKVTLLALNTVLLQYAFAQEQSPKKADGPYRNGMVVCATPEGSKAGLDILKKGGNAVDAAVAVQFALAVTHPEAGNIGGGGFMVYRSSKGKTKTLDFREKAPNAASENMYLDSAGNVIPDMSLYTHQASGVPGSVDGMVSAYKKYGTLKWEDLVQPAIDLAHNGFKITARLARSLNREATQFKKLNPGKTYLLKDSEWKEGDVLVQEDLAKTLELIRDKGRKGFYDGKVADELVKEMNNGKGIISKADLKKYHSVWRKAITGSYKGYKIITMPPPSSGGIALLQLLHAVENYPLHRWGYNRDSTVQLIVEAERRVYADRSKYLGDPDFYKVPVDSLLKPAYIKLRMSNFSWDAATPSSAIQPGSFVGYESDQTTHFSIVDREGNSVAITTTLNDSFGSKIFVAGAGFLLNNEMDDFSSKPGVPNMFGLVGGKANSIQPGKRMLSSMTPTIIEKNGKLFMVVGTPGGSTIITSVFQTILNVIEFDQDMQTAVTSKRFHHQWLPDQMNIERNAFDAATVEKLQKKGYKIINGGVGGRVDAILIKDGYYEGGADPRGDDAKLGW, encoded by the coding sequence ATGACCTTCCCCTACAACTTGAAGAAAGTTACTTTACTGGCGCTTAACACAGTTTTATTACAGTATGCATTTGCGCAGGAGCAGTCACCAAAAAAAGCTGACGGTCCTTACCGTAATGGAATGGTGGTATGTGCAACCCCGGAGGGTTCAAAGGCAGGGCTGGATATCCTGAAAAAAGGAGGTAACGCTGTTGATGCTGCTGTTGCCGTGCAGTTTGCACTGGCCGTAACCCACCCTGAAGCCGGGAATATAGGTGGTGGCGGTTTCATGGTGTACCGGTCATCAAAAGGTAAAACCAAAACACTTGATTTTAGAGAGAAGGCACCGAATGCAGCCAGCGAGAATATGTATTTGGATAGTGCGGGGAACGTAATCCCGGACATGAGCCTTTATACTCACCAGGCTTCAGGGGTACCCGGATCTGTTGACGGGATGGTTTCTGCATACAAAAAATATGGTACGCTTAAGTGGGAGGATCTTGTACAGCCGGCAATTGACCTTGCACATAACGGATTTAAAATAACAGCCCGACTTGCCCGCTCCCTTAACCGCGAGGCAACCCAGTTTAAGAAGTTAAATCCCGGTAAAACCTATCTGCTTAAAGACAGTGAATGGAAAGAAGGCGACGTGCTGGTGCAGGAGGACCTTGCAAAAACGCTTGAGCTGATCCGCGATAAAGGGCGGAAGGGGTTTTATGACGGTAAAGTTGCGGATGAGTTGGTAAAGGAAATGAATAACGGAAAGGGCATTATTTCGAAGGCTGATCTGAAGAAATATCATTCTGTATGGCGCAAGGCTATCACGGGAAGCTATAAAGGCTATAAAATTATTACTATGCCGCCGCCATCGAGCGGGGGAATAGCGCTGCTGCAATTACTGCACGCAGTTGAGAATTATCCCTTACATCGCTGGGGATATAACCGGGACTCGACTGTGCAGCTGATTGTTGAGGCCGAACGCCGCGTGTATGCCGACCGTTCAAAGTATTTGGGCGACCCTGATTTTTATAAGGTACCGGTTGACAGCTTACTAAAACCAGCGTACATAAAATTGCGAATGAGTAATTTTAGCTGGGACGCCGCCACACCCAGCAGCGCTATCCAGCCAGGATCATTTGTGGGTTACGAGAGCGATCAAACCACCCACTTTTCTATTGTTGACCGAGAAGGTAATTCAGTAGCCATTACTACCACGCTGAACGACTCCTTCGGATCAAAGATATTTGTTGCCGGGGCCGGCTTTTTACTGAATAACGAAATGGATGATTTTAGCTCAAAGCCCGGCGTTCCCAATATGTTCGGGCTTGTTGGCGGTAAGGCTAACAGCATACAGCCCGGCAAAAGGATGCTGTCGTCAATGACGCCTACCATCATCGAAAAAAACGGGAAGTTGTTTATGGTGGTGGGTACGCCCGGTGGGTCAACCATTATCACTTCGGTATTTCAAACTATTTTAAATGTAATTGAGTTTGACCAGGATATGCAGACCGCTGTTACCTCGAAACGTTTTCATCACCAATGGTTACCTGACCAGATGAATATTGAGCGAAATGCTTTCGATGCTGCAACTGTGGAAAAGCTCCAGAAAAAGGGATATAAAATAATAAACGGCGGTGTCGGCGGCAGGGTAGATGCTATCTTAATAAAAGATGGCTATTACGAGGGTGGTGCTGATCCTCGCGGGGATGATGCCAAATTAGGATGGTAG
- a CDS encoding S8 family serine peptidase, whose translation MNKLYAAIACSFLLLCFAPKASGQQIPVNDTKKKDLANLSARSNSSFIINHTSALALAKKNGWLIKRKTKNGGIISLQGVNSLGFPVYLKTDNNTTAAATTNTNTVQPGGITGLNLSGSGTAVNNKLAIWDGGSVYKGHQEFAGKTITLHDSSSGVIDHATHVSGTMIAKGVYAPAKGMAFNAATLQSYDFDNDVAEMSAAASGLLLSNHSYGDAAGWYFNDFANHWEWYGLPGDSVDYNFGFYGQRTQDWDKIAFNAPYYLIVESAGNSRADNGPAVGQDYYGYQSKANQTLVDKGPRPAGISSNNGYDIISTTGNAKNILTVGAINPLPNGPANASDISISYFSSYGPTDDGRIKPDIVGDGVDVLSTGSSSSTSYLTLSGTSMSAPNITGSLYLLQEYYAQQNGGKFMRAATLKGLACHTAFDAGNAGPDYIYGWGLLNMSKAAQAITDNNGKSLVKESTLQQGQKQTFNVIASGNGTLAVTISWTDPAGTPTAEGTINSRIPKLVNDLDLRVGDGTTTFNPWTLDPLHPSALAKTGDNILDNIEQVYIPGAVPGMAYTITVSHKGTLQGGSQDFSLIATGVGGSAYCVSNPLSTADSKINKLALANLNYTAPVGCTGYSNHTDITVSLEQGKTYPLTITLGTCGSNFNKAAKVYIDWNGNGVFDANELAATTGIINATGTYTANISVPVTVVPDNYSLMRVVLGETNDTAAIKPCGTYAKGETQDYKVQFLQTGTDAGVTAIVSPAATGACPAATQITVSLKNFGRLAISNIPVLVTVTAPDNTITTLNETYAGTLQPLEQEDFILNSPFNAIAGSTYKITAATNLANDAVSANNQVTETVTISVPPVPSTLTAYYCADSKQYQVAGTGDGELLWYRNINDAVPVAYGTPASIAQAPVNSTYYAGLNDFTGSIGPVTKNVFTGGGYNQFTPYVSVSTKIPVIIESARLYIGNAGKITFTVADASGRAISSTTINAAATRTTPLAGPQPDDPNDQGAVYNLNLLLPAAGNYTINVTYDNTATIYRNNAGVAGYPFTIGNIFSITGNNATSGTDTAAYKGYYYYLYDIKVKSAGCTSAVRVPVVVSKPVISQNGTTLNSSIGANNQWYLNGKAIAGATGANYTPVQSGNYQVALIFDGCTVFSDNYVYIITSDNTGNKTDIGLITFPVPASTQLNVLFAAKNNADLTLSIINAAGQVVYKRLQAIVAGNFSTIADVTNLPPGNYILKVQLGQKVYNTKIIILR comes from the coding sequence ATGAATAAACTTTACGCAGCAATAGCCTGTTCTTTCTTGTTGCTGTGCTTCGCTCCTAAAGCTTCCGGGCAGCAAATTCCTGTTAATGACACTAAAAAAAAGGATCTTGCCAATCTTTCAGCCCGGTCAAACAGTTCGTTTATTATTAACCATACCAGCGCATTGGCGCTTGCTAAAAAAAATGGCTGGCTTATAAAAAGGAAGACTAAAAACGGTGGAATTATTTCACTGCAGGGGGTTAACAGCCTCGGCTTCCCGGTTTACCTGAAGACTGACAACAATACCACCGCTGCCGCAACAACAAATACCAATACCGTTCAGCCCGGTGGCATCACAGGTTTAAACCTTTCGGGATCGGGAACGGCTGTCAATAATAAACTGGCCATTTGGGATGGCGGCTCAGTTTATAAGGGGCATCAGGAATTTGCCGGTAAAACCATAACATTGCACGATTCTTCAAGCGGAGTAATTGACCATGCCACCCACGTATCCGGTACCATGATAGCCAAAGGGGTATATGCGCCGGCAAAAGGTATGGCCTTTAACGCCGCGACCTTACAATCGTATGATTTTGATAACGACGTAGCAGAAATGAGTGCCGCGGCATCAGGATTATTGCTTTCAAACCATTCTTACGGCGATGCCGCGGGGTGGTATTTTAACGACTTTGCAAACCATTGGGAATGGTACGGACTACCCGGCGATAGTGTGGATTATAACTTTGGTTTTTACGGACAGCGCACACAGGACTGGGATAAAATAGCATTTAACGCACCTTATTACTTAATAGTGGAGTCGGCCGGTAATAGCCGGGCAGATAACGGCCCCGCCGTAGGGCAGGATTATTACGGGTATCAGAGTAAAGCCAACCAAACCCTGGTTGACAAGGGCCCGCGGCCAGCCGGTATAAGCAGCAATAACGGGTACGACATTATTTCTACCACGGGTAATGCAAAAAATATTTTAACCGTAGGCGCTATAAACCCTCTGCCAAACGGCCCGGCAAATGCAAGCGATATCTCCATTTCATACTTCAGCAGCTACGGCCCAACTGATGACGGGCGCATTAAGCCTGATATAGTGGGCGATGGTGTGGATGTATTATCAACGGGCAGCAGCAGCAGTACATCCTATTTAACACTGTCCGGAACCTCCATGTCGGCACCCAATATAACAGGTTCGTTATATTTATTGCAGGAATATTATGCGCAGCAAAATGGCGGCAAATTTATGCGGGCAGCAACCCTTAAGGGGTTAGCCTGCCACACCGCTTTTGATGCGGGGAACGCCGGACCAGATTATATTTATGGATGGGGTTTGCTCAACATGAGCAAAGCAGCGCAGGCTATAACTGATAACAATGGCAAAAGCCTGGTAAAAGAAAGTACGCTGCAGCAGGGGCAAAAGCAAACATTTAACGTAATAGCTTCAGGCAATGGCACACTGGCCGTAACCATATCATGGACGGACCCTGCAGGGACTCCTACTGCCGAGGGTACTATTAATAGCCGGATACCGAAACTGGTAAATGACCTGGACTTAAGAGTGGGCGATGGCACAACCACTTTCAACCCCTGGACGCTCGATCCTTTGCACCCATCGGCATTAGCAAAAACAGGTGATAATATATTAGATAATATTGAACAGGTTTATATTCCGGGTGCAGTGCCGGGTATGGCTTATACCATAACGGTGTCGCACAAAGGAACTTTGCAGGGCGGCTCGCAGGATTTTTCACTGATAGCAACTGGTGTAGGCGGAAGCGCCTACTGTGTGTCGAACCCTTTATCAACCGCCGACTCGAAAATTAACAAACTAGCCCTGGCCAATTTGAACTATACCGCGCCTGTAGGCTGTACCGGCTATTCCAACCATACTGACATTACCGTTAGCCTTGAGCAAGGCAAAACTTATCCGTTAACTATTACCCTGGGTACCTGCGGCTCAAATTTCAATAAGGCGGCAAAGGTTTACATTGACTGGAATGGCAATGGCGTTTTTGATGCGAATGAACTGGCAGCAACTACCGGTATTATTAATGCCACTGGCACTTATACAGCAAATATAAGTGTGCCTGTAACCGTAGTGCCGGATAACTACAGCCTGATGCGCGTAGTGCTTGGCGAAACGAACGATACCGCGGCCATTAAGCCCTGCGGCACATATGCCAAAGGCGAAACCCAGGATTATAAGGTGCAGTTTTTGCAAACAGGTACAGATGCCGGGGTAACAGCAATTGTTAGTCCGGCCGCCACAGGTGCATGCCCGGCAGCTACCCAAATTACCGTAAGTTTAAAAAACTTTGGGCGGCTGGCTATCAGCAATATCCCGGTTTTGGTAACAGTTACTGCTCCTGATAATACTATAACAACCTTAAATGAAACTTACGCCGGTACCCTGCAACCGCTGGAGCAGGAAGATTTTATCCTTAACAGCCCGTTTAATGCAATAGCGGGATCGACGTATAAAATTACAGCAGCCACCAACCTGGCGAACGATGCAGTAAGCGCCAATAACCAGGTGACCGAAACGGTAACCATCAGCGTGCCACCGGTACCATCGACACTAACGGCATACTATTGTGCAGACAGCAAGCAATACCAGGTTGCCGGCACAGGCGATGGGGAGTTGCTTTGGTACCGGAATATTAATGATGCTGTCCCGGTTGCTTACGGCACACCTGCATCCATTGCGCAGGCGCCTGTTAACAGTACTTATTATGCCGGCCTTAATGATTTTACAGGGAGCATTGGCCCTGTTACAAAAAATGTATTTACAGGTGGCGGCTACAACCAGTTTACGCCATACGTTAGTGTAAGTACAAAAATCCCTGTGATTATTGAAAGTGCGCGTTTGTATATTGGCAATGCAGGTAAAATTACTTTTACCGTTGCCGATGCCAGTGGCCGTGCGATATCATCAACCACTATAAATGCTGCAGCCACCCGCACCACGCCATTGGCGGGTCCCCAGCCTGATGATCCTAACGACCAGGGTGCGGTTTACAACCTTAACCTGTTGCTGCCTGCCGCGGGAAATTATACCATAAACGTAACTTATGATAACACGGCAACTATCTACCGCAACAATGCCGGCGTAGCCGGTTATCCTTTTACTATTGGCAATATCTTCAGTATTACTGGGAATAACGCTACGTCAGGCACTGACACGGCGGCTTATAAAGGGTACTACTATTATTTGTACGATATTAAAGTAAAAAGTGCAGGCTGTACTTCGGCGGTAAGGGTGCCCGTGGTGGTTAGTAAACCTGTCATCAGCCAAAACGGAACCACCTTAAACTCAAGTATAGGGGCAAATAACCAGTGGTACTTAAATGGAAAAGCAATAGCCGGGGCAACGGGCGCAAACTATACCCCTGTGCAAAGTGGCAATTACCAGGTAGCACTGATTTTTGACGGGTGTACGGTATTTTCTGATAACTATGTTTATATCATTACTTCAGACAACACAGGCAACAAAACCGATATAGGTTTGATAACCTTCCCTGTGCCCGCCAGTACGCAGTTAAATGTTTTGTTTGCAGCTAAAAACAACGCCGACCTTACTCTTTCAATTATAAATGCTGCCGGGCAGGTAGTTTACAAAAGACTGCAGGCTATTGTTGCAGGTAACTTTAGCACGATAGCCGATGTTACCAACCTTCCGCCGGGAAACTATATCTTAAAAGTGCAGTTGGGGCAAAAGGTTTACAATACTAAAATTATTATTTTGAGGTAA
- a CDS encoding Gfo/Idh/MocA family protein, which produces MSSDRRKFIKQLGSTIVLTSASLSGFAAIEDHERRLLQAQKRYSSNDKIRIATIGMGIMGFNDTNAALTCPGVELVGVCDLYQGRLQRAKELYGKDIFTTNDYHQVLDRKDVDAVIIAASDNWHSTIAIDAMHKGKAVYSEKPMVHYLSEGLGEIKAQQETKAVFQVGSQRVSSIAFQKAKELYQAGAIGQINSIEASFNRQSALGAWQYTIPLDAGPQTVDWSRFQANEKTKLPYDSNRFFRWRNYREYGTGVAGDLFVHLLTGIHFITNSKGPDKIYAIGGTYFWKDGRNVPDVMTAIIEYPETKEHPAFQANLRVNFISGEGDRSSTKIIGSEGVINLEDDQGFTIHKNKMPVAPGIGGWDSLSTFPEAMQKTLMDNYNSKYSAADQKTPVIPGVTYNSPQGYNSSNDHFANFMDAIRTGKPVVEDAVFGFRAAAPALACNESYFQNKVIHWDAENMKLV; this is translated from the coding sequence ATGTCGTCTGATCGCAGAAAATTTATAAAACAGCTTGGCAGTACCATAGTGCTTACTTCTGCCTCTCTTTCCGGTTTTGCAGCTATTGAAGATCACGAAAGAAGGCTGCTGCAGGCCCAAAAACGATACAGCTCAAATGATAAGATAAGGATAGCCACGATAGGGATGGGGATAATGGGGTTTAATGATACCAATGCTGCCCTAACCTGCCCCGGCGTAGAGTTAGTTGGCGTATGCGACCTTTACCAGGGCCGTTTACAACGCGCTAAAGAACTTTATGGTAAAGATATTTTTACCACCAATGATTACCACCAGGTGCTTGACCGAAAGGATGTTGATGCGGTGATTATTGCAGCCAGCGATAATTGGCACAGCACCATAGCTATTGATGCCATGCACAAAGGAAAGGCTGTTTACAGTGAAAAGCCGATGGTGCATTATTTAAGCGAAGGCCTGGGCGAGATAAAAGCCCAGCAGGAAACCAAAGCCGTTTTCCAGGTGGGAAGCCAGCGCGTGAGCAGTATTGCTTTTCAAAAAGCGAAAGAATTATACCAGGCCGGTGCCATAGGGCAGATCAACTCTATCGAGGCTTCGTTTAACAGGCAGAGTGCGCTTGGCGCATGGCAATACACTATTCCGCTTGATGCCGGCCCGCAAACTGTTGACTGGAGCAGGTTCCAGGCAAATGAAAAAACAAAGTTACCCTATGACAGCAACCGGTTTTTCAGGTGGCGCAATTACCGCGAATATGGTACGGGCGTTGCAGGTGATCTTTTTGTGCATTTGTTAACGGGAATCCACTTTATAACAAATTCCAAAGGGCCTGATAAGATATACGCCATTGGCGGCACCTACTTTTGGAAAGACGGCAGAAATGTGCCTGATGTAATGACAGCTATTATAGAATATCCCGAAACAAAAGAGCATCCTGCTTTCCAGGCCAACCTGCGGGTAAACTTTATCAGCGGCGAAGGTGATCGTTCTTCTACCAAGATCATCGGGTCTGAAGGGGTGATCAACCTGGAAGACGACCAGGGTTTTACCATCCATAAAAATAAAATGCCGGTTGCGCCCGGGATAGGCGGCTGGGATTCGCTTTCAACTTTTCCTGAAGCCATGCAAAAAACGCTGATGGATAATTATAACTCAAAGTATTCGGCGGCTGACCAGAAAACGCCTGTTATCCCGGGTGTAACCTATAACTCTCCGCAAGGTTATAATTCTTCGAACGATCATTTCGCCAATTTTATGGATGCTATTCGTACCGGCAAACCCGTTGTGGAAGACGCTGTATTTGGTTTCCGGGCAGCTGCACCTGCGCTGGCCTGCAACGAAAGCTATTTCCAGAATAAAGTGATTCACTGGGATGCCGAAAATATGAAACTGGTTTAA